The DNA window GCATCCCCATCGCCCATCAGACTCAGGCCAAGGCCATCGAAAAAAAGGCCGCCTGACCATAAGGAGAAGGGACGGAGCTTCGGCTCCGTCCCTTCGCTTCCTTCTCAGGCCTTGCCGGCAAATTCGAAACCGGCGTCGGCCACCGCCTGCTTGACGGCGTCCTCGGCGATCGGACCGTCCACCGATACCGTCTTGGCATCCAGGTCCACCGCCACCTGGGCGGCGGGGGAAACGGCCTTGATGGCGTTGGTCACCGAGCGGGCGCAGCCCTGGCAGGTCATGCCGTTGACGCGATAGGTCGCCATGGTTCTCTCCTCAGGTTGAACTTAGCCGGGATTCTGGAGCCGGCCGACGATGGTGGTCAAGGGGACCAGAACCAATCCCTTGTCCTTCAGATGGCGTGTCCATTCGGCCAAGGCCGCGATGGTCGCATCGCGCGGATGGCCGATGCCGATGGCATAGCCGTGTTTGAGCGCCACGGCCTCCAGGTCGGCGAGGCGGGCCCTCACCTCCGCCACGGCGTCCACGTTGTCCAGGAACACGTTGCGTTCGGCGAAGGGAACCCCGGCCTTCAAGGCCGCCTCGGGGCCGGCCGTGTGGCCCACGGTACGGGAATCGAGGAACAGCAGCCCGCGCCGCTTCAATTCCTGCATGACGACGGTCATGCCGCGCGTGTCGGCGGTGAACTTGCTGCCCATGTGGTTGTTGATGCCCACGTAGCCTTCAAGGCGCGACAGGCCCCAGGTAAGCCGGTCGGCAATCTCGGCAGTGCTCAGGCGGGTCGCCAGAACGTTGGGGCCGGGGTCCATCGAGATGCTGGACGGTTCCATGGGCACGTGCAGCAGCAGTTCGTGGCCGTGCTGGCGGGCCATTTCGGCTTGGCGGGCCAGATCCTGGGCATAGGTCAGGAAGGAGGTCGTCAGCGGGCCCGGCAATCCGATCACTTTGGCGGTGCGGCCGCGGTCCACGCCCAGGTCGTCGATCACCACGGCGATCATTCCCTTGCCGCGGGTATCGGGCGCAGCCACCGCGTATTGCCGCCAAGCCGGCAGGCCATTGCCGTTCGCCTTGGCGGGTGGCGTGGCGGTGGTGGCCAGCGTCTCGATGCGCTCCACCGGCTTCAGGGGGACCGGTGGCGGAGGCGGCGCGGGATTCTTGGCGGCCGGAGAACCGGGGCGCAAGGCCGGCATGGGGGGACGCGGCTCGGGCTGGGCTTGCGGCAGCGGACCACCCGGCTCCACATCACCCACCGGCTGGGCCGGTGGGGCCGGTAGCGGCGGCGGGGCGGGTGGCGGCATGGGCAGCGAGACGGTGGTGGTATGGATCTCTTCGGGCAGGGCTTCCTCGTAAGCCAAAGGCGCCCCGGTGGACGGCACCACGGCGGGATCGGGGAGGATTGGGTTGTCGAGGGCCGGGTCGGGCGGAGCCGGCATCTCCATTTCCGCCTTGGGGGGAGGCGGCAGGGGCTTGGGCCGCGAGCCGACCTCGCCCACCAGATAGCCGATACCCAGTGCCGCCAATGCCAACAGGACGAAGACCATCTGCCGCTTCGGATTCGGCCGGAAACGTGGCGGCGGCGGTGGACGCGGCGGCTTGCGGCCGGCCGCCGCCTTGGCCGGCGCGGCCTTCTTGATGGGGGGTTTCTTCTTCCGGGTCGGCTTGCCACTCATGATCGAGGCCTAACCGACCGGCCAAG is part of the Magnetospirillum sp. WYHS-4 genome and encodes:
- a CDS encoding heavy-metal-associated domain-containing protein, with the translated sequence MATYRVNGMTCQGCARSVTNAIKAVSPAAQVAVDLDAKTVSVDGPIAEDAVKQAVADAGFEFAGKA
- a CDS encoding divergent polysaccharide deacetylase family protein produces the protein MSGKPTRKKKPPIKKAAPAKAAAGRKPPRPPPPPRFRPNPKRQMVFVLLALAALGIGYLVGEVGSRPKPLPPPPKAEMEMPAPPDPALDNPILPDPAVVPSTGAPLAYEEALPEEIHTTTVSLPMPPPAPPPLPAPPAQPVGDVEPGGPLPQAQPEPRPPMPALRPGSPAAKNPAPPPPPVPLKPVERIETLATTATPPAKANGNGLPAWRQYAVAAPDTRGKGMIAVVIDDLGVDRGRTAKVIGLPGPLTTSFLTYAQDLARQAEMARQHGHELLLHVPMEPSSISMDPGPNVLATRLSTAEIADRLTWGLSRLEGYVGINNHMGSKFTADTRGMTVVMQELKRRGLLFLDSRTVGHTAGPEAALKAGVPFAERNVFLDNVDAVAEVRARLADLEAVALKHGYAIGIGHPRDATIAALAEWTRHLKDKGLVLVPLTTIVGRLQNPG